GATTTCTTTCttgccctctttctttttttcttaatcaGATCTATTTCTGTCGGTGATTCTTCCTCACTGCCTTCTTCCCCCTCCGCTTTTCCTTCAGAGTTGGGAGATTTCATTTCTTTCCTATTGCATGGTGTCTGTAGATCTTTATCTTCATCTTTTTTGCATCTTTTCCCAGAATGCTTTTGCATCATTCTCTGAGGTTATCCAATGTTTTTTGTCTTTCCAGGTGATCATCAAACCCTCTTTTTTCTCCCATCTGAATCTgatgtttctttttttcagttCATCGGTTAGGAAGtggtattttcttcatttttctaacATTGTTATAGGAATTTCTTTTAGAATCGCAATCTTATTGCCTTTGTAGGTTATCGGTGCTTTTGCGTTCTCTCTTAAAATCTCATCTCTTGCGCTTCTCCTTGTAAAGTATACCAGGATATCCTGAGGAACGTTGTGATTCTTAGCATATTTGGAGTTGACTCTGATGACTCGATCAATGCTCTTTTCAATTGACTCTGAGCCTTTTTTCCGTTCTGCAACTATTTCTTTGGTGTTTTCGTTCTCCTCTTTGTTTATATTTCGCAGTCTTAGTTGAAGttccttttcccttaactctTGTATCTCTTCTTGTTGTTTTAGAGTAGAAATTGTTCCTTCCATCGTCTTCACCTTCTTTTCCAGATTCAATTGTTGGTCTTTAaatgtttcattttcatttttgagtGTCTTATTCTCTTGTTTTAACCTTACTATATCTTCCCGTACTATTGTCAGTTCCCTATTGAGGGCGATGTGTAATTCTTCCTTTATATCTTTTTTCATCTCTTTTAGTTCTCCTTTTAATTCTTCCTTCAAGGCAGTATTTTGTTTGTCATTTTTATCCTGCATATCTTGCACTACTGTGTGTAGTTTAGTTATCTCCTTCAGAATGTCTCTCAGGTTTGGTTCCTCTGTTCGTGCTTCCTTTTTTACTCCccctttcttatctttttctttttccttttccattttctcaGTCCTTTTCTGTGTTGACATATCTGTTATTTCTAATACTTCTGGGCTGGTCTTCTTTTCTCATCCAGTTATAGCTTCTCCTATTTAAACTGGTCCTTCTCTCTTAATCCTTTAATCCTACTCCGACTCTCCGCTGTGATAGCTTGTCTTTTCTTCTCCTTATATTACCCCTTCACCCTTTCCACCTTCTCTCCTTGTTGGGCCTGCCTTCAGTCTGGAGTTattttctttgtcttcctttctatTCGCTCTTATACTCTTTTCTGTCCATCTTTCCGAGTTTTCTGGGGTTTCCCCTCCTTTAATTTCTCCTTTTTACCTTCTTttattcttcttctcctcttctcctcgtTGCCTTCTTACTACGCTCTTctgttctctctccttcttctgcaGTCACTCAATCTTCTTTTCTCCTGTCACATTTTCTCGTGAGGTTTCTCTGCACTTGTGAGGTTTCTCTATTCTCGCCTGTGTTTCTCGCGAGGCTTCTCCGCGTCTCTCCTTGCCCCTCTATTACTTTCTCTttcgctttctctctcttctgcgTCGCGGTCTTCCCCACTACCTCCTCGCTTCCCTGTATCCCTCGAGAGAAGTGGGCTGGGAACGGGTCGGGAGGTGAGCGGATGGAGGAGATTGGTGGACGGAGAGTGCAGGTAAGTCTATACCCGGGGCTATAGGTGGGTTTTACGTGGTATGCACGAGGATGTGCGCGAGGTTGGCCGAGGTTGGCAAAGGAGAGGAGATGCTGTCGTTTCAATTCTATGTTTGCATTGCATTGCCGTGTCGCTCTCTCCTCGCCTTTACACGAGTAGTTTCTGCTTTTCTCTGGGAGCGACTCCCCCCTCCGTTTCCCCTCGGGTCTCCTCTAGTCTCCTCGTCTCCTTGCCCCTCCTTATGCCCCTGGTTCTGCTCGCTTCTTACTTCTCGCTTCACCTCCGAGGTCCCGAGGTCCACTTCAGCTCCCTCGTTTTCTCTGGTCTACTGATCTTTTAATCTTTTGGTCCTCTAGTTTTCATTTACTCATTTCT
The sequence above is a segment of the Anolis sagrei isolate rAnoSag1 chromosome Y, rAnoSag1.mat, whole genome shotgun sequence genome. Coding sequences within it:
- the LOC137095568 gene encoding uncharacterized protein PF3D7_1120000-like, which produces MSTQKRTEKMEKEKEKDKKGGVKKEARTEEPNLRDILKEITKLHTVVQDMQDKNDKQNTALKEELKGELKEMKKDIKEELHIALNRELTIVREDIVRLKQENKTLKNENETFKDQQLNLEKKVKTMEGTISTLKQQEEIQELREKELQLRLRNINKEENENTKEIVAERKKGSESIEKSIDRVIRVNSKYAKNHNVPQDILVYFTRRSARDEILRENAKAPITYKGNKIAILKEIPITMLEK